A window of Verrucomicrobiia bacterium genomic DNA:
TCGACCCCCGATAAGGAACAAGGGAATCCTCTGAGCTTGTACTCCGCAACGATGACCGCGTCCGAACCGAGAGTTCTCGGAAAAACAGGATTGCGTCTTCCGCGTATTGTTTTTGGTACCAGCTGCCTGGGAAATCTCTTTCAAGTGATCCAGGATGATACCAGACATGCGATTGTCAGTGAGGTGGTCCGGCACTCCATCCCTGCCGTTTTTGACTCCGCTGGAAAGTATGGCGCCGGTCTCGCCCTTGAAGTGCTCGGAGATTCGCTGAGAAAGTTGCACGTTCCCCCAGCACGGGTGCTGATCAGCAACAAGCTTGGCTGGTACCGCGTTCCACTTAGAGAAGGGCAGCCCACCTTTGAACCAGGCGTGTGGGCGGACCTCAGGCACGACGCCGAACTGCGGATCAGCTATGAAGGTATCATTCAATGCTTTGAACAGGGGTGTGCGCTAATCGGACCCGGCTACACATCCCGGATGGTTTCAGTTCACGATCCAGATCAGTTTCTCGACGGCGCAAAGACCCCTTGGGAACGAACCCAACGATTCAAAAGTCTGGTTGATGCGTATCGCGCACTATTCGAGTTGAAGGCAAAGGGAAATGTCGATGCCGTCGGTATTGGTTCCAAAAACTGGCGCGTCATTCGCGAGGTATCCGAACGGGTAGATCTCGATTGGGTGATGCTGGCTTGCAGCCTCACTCTTTTTTCGCACCCCCGCGAGCTGTTGGATTTTGTGTCACACCTCCATTCGCGAGGAGTAGGAGTTATCAACTCAGCGGTATTCCACAGTGGATTCTTAACCGGCGGTGCGTGGTTCGATTATCGCAAACCCAGCCTTCATGACGACTCCCACTTATATGTTTGGCGTGACAGTTTTTTCCGGGTTTGCAGAAGGTTTGGCGTTCGCCCCGCAGATGCGTGTGTGCAATTTGGCTTGGCACTGCCGGGTGTAATTGCAGTGGCCCTCAACACCGGAAAGCCGGAGCGCATTAAAGATAATATTCAAACGGCCACACAGGAGATTCCTTCCCGCTTCTGGCGGACCTTGAAGGAAGAGGGGTTGGTAGACAGAGATTATCCCTTCGCTTCGTTTTGACTTTTAGTGCGATCGAATGAACCAGCCCGTCGAAACTTCCATTCTTCAGCCTCGTATGCAGTGAGTGCCCGATATGAGGATCGATTCTCACCAACATTTCTGGCGGTACAATTCCACCGAATACGAGTGGATAGGGGACGACAAGAAGCCGATCCAACGGGACTTCTTACCGGAGCATCTGCTTGCCGAAATTGCGGCCGTGAAATTGGATGGCGTGATTTCGGTCCAGGCGCGGCAAACTCGCGAAGAGACGCAGTGGTTACTCGATCTTGCGACACGGTACCATTTCATCAAAGGCGTTGTGGGCTGGGCCGATTTGGTTTCGACCCGGATTGATTCTGAATTGGAGATCATTGCCGCGCATCCCAAGCTGAAAGCGATCCGTCACGTCGTTCAGTGCGAACCGGAGGGGTTTCTTCTGCGTGCGGATTTCAATCGCGGTATCCGCGAACTTAGGAAGTACGACCTGGTCTACGATATTCTGATCTTCTCCCGCCACCTTCCAAACGCCATCACGCTTGTCGATGCGCATCCGAATCAAATCTTCGTGCTTAACCACCTGGCTAAGCCCTCTATCGCGAAAAGTGATTTCGAGCTTTGGGACAAACATCTGCGCGATCTGGCAAAGCGGCCAAACGTGTATTGCAAAGTCTCAGGAATGGTAACCGAAGGAGATTTCGGAGATCAGGCAGAAATCCAGCTTCGATCTTTTTTCGATGTGGCTGCGGAAGCATTCGGGCCAAAGCGATTGTTGTTTGGATCCGATTGGCCTGTCTGCCTCCTGGCGTGCAGTTATCCTCGTTGGCACGGGATTGTCTCGAACTGGGTCGATGGGTTCACGAGCACTGAAAAAAGCCGCATTTTTGGCGAGACGGCGACGGAGGTCTACCGATTATGAAGGCCCTCGTGATTTCGGAGCCGGGCAGAACCGGCTATGTGGAGATTCCCCAACCAAAGCTGGCCCGCGGGGAGGTGCTGTTACAGGTTAAGAGATTGGGCTTTTGTGGATCGGACCTCAATGCCTTCCGTGGTGTCAACCCATTGGTGACCTATCCACGCATTCCAGGCCATGAAGTCGCCGGCCTGATCGCTGAAGTGGGAACGGAGGTTCCCGCTACATTCAAAGTTGGTCAATCAACTACTGTTTTGCCCTACAGCAGTTGCGGAGCATGCGTTCCGTGCAAAGCCGGGCGGGTAAACTCCTGCAGGAATAATGAAACCCTCGGCGTCCAAAGAGACGGAGCGTTCACCGAATTTATCGCCGTGCCCTGGCAGAGTTTAGTCGGTTCTGAGCGGCTTACACTTGCCGAACACGCTCTTGTCGAGCCGTTGAGTGTGGGCTTTCACGCTGTAGAACGCGGATGTGTAAACCGTTGCGATACCGTGACGGTCTTTGGCTGTGGCATGATCGGTCTTGGCGCCATCAGCGGCGCAGCAGGGGTGGCTGGCGCCCGGGTCATCGCAGTCGATATCGATGACTCCAAACTCGAATTGGCCAGAACGGCAGGTGCGGTTGAGACAATCAATTCCCGGATTGAGAATCTGCCGGAAAGGCTTCAGGCGTTAACCGGCCGGGAAGGTCCCAATGTTGTGATTGAAGCAGTCGGATCGCCCGAAACGTTCCGGGCAGCCGTCGATGAAGTCTCCTTTGCAGGCCGCGTCGTTTATATTGGTTATGCGAAGGAACCTGTCACCTATCAAACAAAGGCTTTTGTGATGAAGGAACTCGATATTCGGGGTTCTCGAAATGCGACCATCAAGGACTTTGCCGACGTGATCAAAGTTCTCGAATCCCAGGGCTATCCTGTAAATGAGACCATCACCCGTTCTGTCCCTTTTGCTGAGGCGGGCGATGCGCTTGCAAAGTGGAGGGACAATCCGAGCCTTGTAACGAAGCTTCACGTCGTGTTATAGGCCGATTCAAAGAGCGATCTACTTATGAAAAGCAACGGAAAGCTGTCGAAAAAGGGTATGTTCGTCACGAGCGATGGCAGAAACGTATTTCTTACGTTCGTATTGATTAGCTCACTCTTTCTTCTTTGGGGCTTTTGTAATGGCATGATCGATGTCATGGACAAGCACTTTCAGGAGGAGCTTGGCCTGACGCTATCACAGTCGGCATGGGTCCAGTTTGCTCATTATCTCGGCTATTTCTTAATGGCTGTCCCTGCTGGGTGGCTGGCAACCAGGCTGGGTTACAAGGGCGGCATAATTGTTGGCCTGCTGATGGTTGCAGCAGGAGGCTTTTGGTTTATCCCGGCTTCGAAGATCGCTGAATTCTGGGCGTTTCTTTTTGGCGTTTGTTTGATAGCCGCCGGATTGACGTTCTTGGAAACGATCGCAAATCCGTATACGACCGTGCTTGGAGATAAAAAATTCGCCGCC
This region includes:
- a CDS encoding zinc-binding alcohol dehydrogenase family protein — translated: MKALVISEPGRTGYVEIPQPKLARGEVLLQVKRLGFCGSDLNAFRGVNPLVTYPRIPGHEVAGLIAEVGTEVPATFKVGQSTTVLPYSSCGACVPCKAGRVNSCRNNETLGVQRDGAFTEFIAVPWQSLVGSERLTLAEHALVEPLSVGFHAVERGCVNRCDTVTVFGCGMIGLGAISGAAGVAGARVIAVDIDDSKLELARTAGAVETINSRIENLPERLQALTGREGPNVVIEAVGSPETFRAAVDEVSFAGRVVYIGYAKEPVTYQTKAFVMKELDIRGSRNATIKDFADVIKVLESQGYPVNETITRSVPFAEAGDALAKWRDNPSLVTKLHVVL
- a CDS encoding amidohydrolase family protein, whose product is MRIDSHQHFWRYNSTEYEWIGDDKKPIQRDFLPEHLLAEIAAVKLDGVISVQARQTREETQWLLDLATRYHFIKGVVGWADLVSTRIDSELEIIAAHPKLKAIRHVVQCEPEGFLLRADFNRGIRELRKYDLVYDILIFSRHLPNAITLVDAHPNQIFVLNHLAKPSIAKSDFELWDKHLRDLAKRPNVYCKVSGMVTEGDFGDQAEIQLRSFFDVAAEAFGPKRLLFGSDWPVCLLACSYPRWHGIVSNWVDGFTSTEKSRIFGETATEVYRL
- a CDS encoding aldo/keto reductase; the protein is MTASEPRVLGKTGLRLPRIVFGTSCLGNLFQVIQDDTRHAIVSEVVRHSIPAVFDSAGKYGAGLALEVLGDSLRKLHVPPARVLISNKLGWYRVPLREGQPTFEPGVWADLRHDAELRISYEGIIQCFEQGCALIGPGYTSRMVSVHDPDQFLDGAKTPWERTQRFKSLVDAYRALFELKAKGNVDAVGIGSKNWRVIREVSERVDLDWVMLACSLTLFSHPRELLDFVSHLHSRGVGVINSAVFHSGFLTGGAWFDYRKPSLHDDSHLYVWRDSFFRVCRRFGVRPADACVQFGLALPGVIAVALNTGKPERIKDNIQTATQEIPSRFWRTLKEEGLVDRDYPFASF